In a genomic window of Alphaproteobacteria bacterium:
- a CDS encoding PAS domain S-box protein — protein MNLLFKNLAVAALYYISGRAGLYLASDPAMATIFWPGAGIAMAAVYSCGYAMVPGVYIGAVLVNFTAVYPSSIPELDYTFLRMFLMGGPPALQAFAGAFLIRRVLGSGSRLETFRSVLLFSLLGGPVSCLLSASLSEVILYSFRLMPLSSIPLSWTTWYVGDMLGVLVFAPAGVMLVHESVSRFRKQVVIFPLLLLFTAVISVFQYAIRNEKLNRQEALKADSALIVNTLNNQVSAYIQQIESLRRLFEASDYVSEEEFRVFLKDAFIEYPALAGVFWAPRVSDKDRGDFERRAQSFKGPDFRILDMRADGQVGAVSPRDIYFPLLFAAQSLGGGVQDGVDFASDGALRQRLIESGRTGRPGSYKVEGLFGYEQGSSVVALTFPLYAPGAAAQDPELSLRGFVIGIVLPSKMLQETMKGWDLRGISLSYEDLSKPPSAVGSGTGAEGHIIFRMPESGIRHTESFKMMDETWLLTFSLSKDFLESHVNWGLWYVLAGCFLFTFLLSGFLLVVTGHGAVTESVVEERTRQLKDQTNFLKIIMDHVPDLVFVKNERHEIIAANQAFLGLYAPEDRANVLGRTGLEVFTEEQQELYKAQDRMAFDKGYTEIFESNTAFDGVTRTFFTRKIRFEDAAGLRYMLGLSRDMSDLLTAQSHLESILMTTADGLMVIEQDGRIASFNQACERIFGYVPEDIIGKTIDVLEPPIQTEDKQQNFLHFIRQSDNAEGQRRHELLARRKEGSVFPIYLAASEVKVGGTRFYSAIVRDISVEKKAQEDLRRSNQELEDFAYVASHDLKAPLRHLSLSANFLIRNYAGQLDEKAQELLGIIRKSSERMFEMIDSLLAYSSVGRKDVPMTSVALNEVLEDVLDNLSEVIEASGAKISAGPLPEIQGNRNLMIQLFQNLIENGMKYRKADTAPVIKIGSGSSGRSHLIAVTDNGIGIDPQYKDKIFKIFQRLHSESEYHGTGIGLAICQRIAEFHGGSIELDTQYSEGSRFVIKLPAV, from the coding sequence TTGAACCTGCTTTTTAAAAATCTTGCCGTTGCCGCGCTCTATTATATCTCCGGGCGGGCCGGGCTTTATCTGGCGTCCGATCCGGCGATGGCGACGATTTTCTGGCCGGGGGCGGGGATCGCGATGGCCGCCGTTTATTCCTGCGGATATGCGATGGTGCCGGGGGTTTATATCGGCGCGGTGCTGGTCAATTTTACGGCTGTCTATCCGTCTTCAATCCCCGAACTGGATTATACTTTCCTGCGGATGTTTCTGATGGGCGGTCCGCCCGCCCTGCAGGCATTCGCGGGCGCGTTTTTGATCCGGCGTGTTCTGGGTTCGGGCAGCCGCCTTGAGACGTTCCGGTCGGTCTTGCTGTTCAGTCTTCTGGGCGGTCCGGTGAGCTGTCTTCTCTCAGCCAGTCTGTCGGAGGTCATTCTTTATTCCTTCAGGTTGATGCCCTTAAGCTCCATACCGCTGTCGTGGACGACCTGGTATGTGGGGGATATGCTCGGCGTTCTCGTTTTTGCGCCGGCGGGCGTGATGCTGGTCCATGAATCGGTTTCGCGTTTTCGCAAGCAGGTCGTGATTTTTCCGCTTCTCCTGCTTTTTACGGCTGTGATCTCAGTTTTTCAGTATGCCATCCGCAATGAAAAACTGAACAGGCAGGAGGCGTTGAAGGCCGACTCTGCGCTGATCGTTAATACGCTGAACAATCAAGTCAGCGCGTATATCCAGCAGATTGAGTCGCTGCGCCGTCTTTTTGAGGCTTCGGACTATGTTTCCGAAGAGGAATTCCGGGTTTTCCTCAAAGATGCGTTTATCGAATATCCGGCTCTTGCAGGGGTTTTTTGGGCACCACGAGTTTCTGATAAAGATCGGGGGGATTTTGAGCGGCGGGCGCAATCCTTTAAAGGGCCGGATTTCAGAATTCTGGATATGCGTGCCGATGGGCAGGTTGGAGCCGTTTCACCGCGGGATATCTATTTTCCGCTTCTTTTTGCCGCTCAGAGTCTGGGGGGGGGCGTTCAGGATGGGGTTGATTTCGCCAGCGATGGAGCCTTGCGCCAAAGGCTTATTGAATCCGGCCGAACCGGGCGACCGGGTTCATATAAAGTTGAAGGACTGTTCGGTTACGAGCAAGGTTCTTCCGTTGTGGCTCTCACTTTTCCGCTTTATGCTCCGGGCGCGGCGGCGCAAGATCCCGAATTATCGCTGCGCGGGTTTGTGATCGGGATTGTTCTGCCTTCGAAAATGCTGCAAGAGACCATGAAGGGGTGGGATCTGAGGGGGATCAGCCTGTCTTATGAAGATTTAAGCAAACCTCCTTCAGCGGTTGGGTCTGGAACCGGAGCGGAGGGTCATATTATTTTCCGTATGCCCGAATCCGGTATCCGTCATACGGAATCCTTCAAGATGATGGATGAGACTTGGCTCCTGACCTTCTCCCTGAGTAAGGATTTTCTGGAAAGCCATGTGAACTGGGGGCTCTGGTATGTTCTGGCCGGGTGTTTCCTTTTTACGTTTCTGCTCTCCGGTTTTCTGCTTGTGGTTACGGGTCATGGGGCTGTGACGGAGAGTGTCGTGGAGGAGCGCACACGGCAGCTCAAGGACCAGACCAACTTCCTGAAAATCATTATGGATCATGTCCCCGATCTGGTTTTCGTCAAGAACGAGCGGCATGAAATTATTGCCGCCAACCAGGCTTTTCTGGGGCTTTACGCTCCCGAGGACCGGGCCAACGTCCTCGGACGCACAGGGCTGGAGGTTTTTACCGAGGAGCAACAAGAGCTTTACAAGGCACAGGACCGGATGGCCTTTGATAAGGGGTATACCGAAATTTTCGAGAGTAACACGGCCTTTGATGGTGTCACGCGGACGTTTTTCACACGGAAAATCCGTTTCGAGGATGCTGCCGGGCTTCGGTATATGCTTGGCCTTTCCCGTGACATGAGTGACCTTCTTACCGCGCAGTCGCATCTGGAGTCTATCCTGATGACGACCGCCGACGGGCTGATGGTCATTGAGCAGGACGGACGGATCGCTTCGTTTAACCAAGCCTGTGAGCGGATTTTCGGTTATGTGCCGGAGGATATTATCGGCAAAACCATTGATGTTCTCGAACCTCCGATCCAGACGGAGGACAAGCAGCAGAATTTTCTGCATTTTATTCGGCAATCGGACAACGCCGAAGGGCAGAGGCGACATGAGCTGCTGGCGCGGCGCAAAGAGGGCAGCGTGTTTCCGATTTATCTGGCTGCATCGGAGGTTAAAGTGGGGGGGACACGTTTTTACAGTGCGATCGTGCGCGATATTTCCGTCGAGAAAAAGGCGCAGGAGGATTTGCGGCGTTCCAATCAGGAGCTTGAAGATTTCGCCTATGTTGCTTCGCACGATCTCAAGGCTCCCCTGCGTCATTTGAGTTTGAGCGCCAATTTCCTGATCCGCAATTATGCCGGACAGCTTGATGAGAAAGCGCAGGAGTTGCTGGGGATCATCCGCAAGAGTTCGGAGCGGATGTTCGAGATGATCGACAGTCTGCTGGCCTATTCGAGCGTCGGGCGCAAGGATGTGCCGATGACTTCGGTTGCCCTTAATGAAGTGCTTGAAGACGTTCTCGATAATCTCTCGGAGGTCATAGAGGCTTCCGGCGCGAAGATCTCCGCCGGACCGCTGCCGGAGATTCAAGGAAACCGCAATCTGATGATCCAGCTTTTTCAAAATCTGATCGAGAACGGTATGAAATACAGGAAGGCGGATACCGCGCCGGTCATCAAGATCGGATCGGGAAGCAGTGGGCGCTCTCATTTGATCGCTGTCACTGATAACGGGATCGGGATTGATCCGCAATACAAGGATAAAATCTTCAAAATCTTTCAGCGGCTGCACAGCGAGTCTGAATACCATGGTACGGGCATCGGTTTGGCAATTTGCCAGCGGATTGCGGAGTTTCACGGGGGAAGCATCGAGTTGGACACGCAGTATTCCGAGGGGAGCCGTTTTGTTATTAAATTACCCGCGGTTTGA
- the cobB gene encoding NAD-dependent protein deacylase: MHPAKKANKRRKNNIQRSKIFIADKKDAKIWLNTANRKLLVKRDKTTDIVILTGAGISADSGIQTFRGSDGLWCGHRVEDVATPQAYAKNPALVQDFYNTRRRQLLEPSIQPNAAHFALSDLEKNWPGKVTVITQNIDDLHERAGTKNLIHMHGELLSVFCYSCGEKSTCRTDITVTHPCDKCRKTGTVRPDIVWFGEMPYRMDEIYDALSACGLFLSIGTSGHVYPAAGFVAHARHSGARTIEINLEESHIASAFHEHIYGRAAETVPEFVKKWLTYPDL, translated from the coding sequence ATCCATCCGGCGAAAAAAGCAAACAAACGCCGAAAGAATAACATACAACGCAGTAAAATCTTCATCGCGGACAAAAAAGATGCGAAGATATGGCTCAACACAGCAAACCGGAAGCTCTTGGTGAAACGGGACAAAACAACCGACATCGTCATCCTGACCGGCGCCGGAATTTCCGCAGACAGCGGGATACAGACCTTTCGCGGTTCCGACGGCCTCTGGTGCGGCCACCGGGTGGAGGATGTCGCCACGCCTCAGGCCTATGCCAAAAACCCCGCCCTTGTGCAGGATTTCTATAACACTCGGCGTCGGCAGTTGCTCGAACCGTCCATCCAGCCCAACGCGGCCCACTTTGCCTTATCGGACCTTGAAAAAAACTGGCCCGGAAAGGTCACGGTCATCACCCAGAATATCGACGACCTGCACGAACGCGCCGGAACGAAAAACCTGATCCATATGCACGGCGAATTACTGAGCGTCTTCTGCTATTCATGCGGGGAGAAATCCACCTGCCGCACGGATATAACGGTCACACACCCCTGCGATAAATGCCGGAAGACCGGAACGGTCAGGCCCGACATCGTCTGGTTCGGCGAAATGCCTTACCGCATGGACGAGATATACGATGCTCTCAGCGCCTGTGGCCTCTTTCTCTCTATTGGCACCTCCGGCCATGTCTACCCCGCCGCAGGCTTTGTCGCCCACGCACGGCACAGCGGCGCACGGACAATCGAGATCAACCTCGAAGAAAGCCACATCGCCAGCGCCTTTCACGAGCATATTTATGGCCGTGCGGCGGAAACCGTCCCCGAATTCGTAAAAAAATGGCTGACTTATCCCGATCTTTGA
- a CDS encoding N-acetylmuramoyl-L-alanine amidase, translated as MSCFASMNFKTPLCFFSLVLIALLMLSDTKTYALSVDQVRFGVHPDKIRMVVELSQVTDYRVFALDNPYRLVVDIGDFEWRAGKVMKPAGSGIKDIREGPLQKGISRIVFDMDRPMSITSAFMLPRQDEKPDRLVIDYQPVGREEFSRNKETIHGTLTASDINQIASLNRPDEEGTPVPKSKPAKEKTSGTKPLIVIDPGHGGVDPGAVGIGNVYEKNIVLALARELKKELEATQRYKVIMTRDKDTFVKLADRVKFARDREADLFVSIHADTIHKDDVQGSSIYTLSKQASDKQTAALAEKENKADLIAGIDLSVEDEQVANILFDFARTETMNESKFFANTLVEKMQGNGLKLLPNPHRYAGFAVLKAPDIPSILIEAGFMSNKKEVDRLSKPEHRKKIARSIRVGIDAFFEHLEANEKS; from the coding sequence TTGAGTTGCTTTGCCTCCATGAATTTCAAAACGCCCCTGTGCTTTTTTTCCCTTGTTCTGATCGCCCTGCTCATGCTTTCGGACACAAAGACCTACGCCCTGAGCGTCGATCAGGTCCGCTTCGGCGTTCACCCCGATAAAATCCGCATGGTCGTGGAACTCAGCCAGGTGACGGACTACCGCGTCTTCGCGCTCGACAATCCCTACCGCCTCGTGGTGGATATCGGCGATTTCGAATGGCGGGCCGGAAAGGTCATGAAGCCCGCCGGCTCCGGAATCAAGGATATCCGCGAAGGCCCGCTGCAAAAGGGCATATCCCGCATCGTTTTCGATATGGACCGGCCCATGAGCATCACCTCCGCCTTTATGCTCCCGCGCCAGGACGAAAAACCCGATCGTCTGGTGATCGACTACCAGCCCGTCGGGCGCGAAGAGTTTTCCCGGAATAAGGAAACTATTCATGGAACCCTCACGGCCTCCGATATAAATCAAATCGCGTCCTTGAACAGGCCCGACGAAGAAGGAACCCCCGTACCCAAATCCAAACCAGCGAAAGAAAAAACCTCCGGCACAAAACCGCTCATCGTCATTGACCCCGGCCACGGCGGCGTTGACCCCGGCGCGGTCGGCATCGGCAACGTTTATGAAAAAAATATCGTTCTGGCGTTGGCCAGGGAATTGAAAAAAGAACTGGAAGCCACGCAACGCTATAAGGTTATCATGACCCGCGACAAGGATACCTTCGTCAAGCTGGCCGACCGCGTGAAATTCGCCCGCGACCGCGAAGCCGATCTGTTCGTCTCCATCCATGCGGACACGATCCATAAGGATGACGTGCAGGGATCCTCGATCTACACCCTCTCCAAACAGGCCTCGGACAAACAGACCGCAGCCCTCGCCGAAAAGGAAAACAAGGCGGATTTGATCGCGGGCATTGATCTGAGCGTAGAGGATGAGCAGGTGGCCAACATCCTCTTTGACTTCGCCCGAACCGAAACCATGAACGAATCCAAGTTTTTTGCCAACACCCTCGTGGAGAAAATGCAGGGGAACGGCTTGAAGCTCCTTCCCAATCCGCACCGTTATGCGGGCTTCGCGGTCCTCAAGGCACCGGATATCCCGTCCATCCTGATTGAAGCGGGTTTCATGTCCAACAAAAAGGAAGTAGACCGCCTGAGCAAACCCGAACACCGCAAAAAAATCGCCCGGTCGATCAGAGTAGGAATAGATGCCTTTTTCGAACATCTTGAAGCCAACGAAAAAAGCTGA